The Pantoea vagans genome contains the following window.
ACCCGGTGAAATTCAGTGAGCAGATGGTCCGCTTTTACGCATCCAGTAAGCAGACACACTATACAGCAGCGTTTAAATAATGAGGGGGCGCTATGCGTGTGCGGTCAGTTGCTGCGCATGGCGTTCAATCGCTGTGGCGATCTCAGCGGAAACACGTAAGGTACGGATTTCACTGAACAGCCCATCGGCCTCGTCGTAGGCTTTACGCAGGTAGCCCAGCCACTGTTTTATGCGCGCCACGTGGTACATGCCGGTATCACCCTGCTTCTCTAACTGGGTGTATTTCAGCAGCAGTTCAACCACCTCGAACCATGGCATGGGCGCTTCATTGTACTTCACCACACGGCCGAGGTTGGGGATGTTGAGCGCACCGCGCCCTAACATCACCGCATCACAACCGGTGATGCGCAGACAATCCTGCGCATCCTGCCAGCTCCAGATCTCGCCGTTGGCGATCACCGGAATCGACAGGCGCTGGCGAATCTCACCAATCGCCTGCCAGTTGATGCTTTCAGCGCGGTAGCCTTCTTCTTTGGTACGGCCATGCACCACCAGTTCACTGGCCCCAGCTTGCTGTACCGCATCGGCAATCTCGAAGCGGCGCTCACCGGAATCCCAGCCCAGGCGTACTTTAACCGTTACCGGTAGATGGGCAGGCACCGCTTCACGCATCGCTTTGGCACCGCGATAGATCAGCTCAGGATCTTTCAGCAGCGTCGCCCCACCGCCGCTGCCGTTAACCAGCTTTGACGGGCAACCACAGTTGAGATCCACGCCCCAGGAACCGAGTTCCACCGCACGCGCAGCGTTTTCTGCCAGCCACTCGGGATACTGCCCAAGTAGCTGCATACGCACACGCGTGCCGGAAGGGGTGCGGCTGCTGTTGTGCAGCTCAGGACACAAACGCCAAAAGGATTTTACCGGCAACAGTTGATCGACCACACGCAAAAACTCGGTGACGCACAGATCATAATCATTCACCCCGGAGAGCAGCTCACGCACCAGCGAATCCAGCACGCCCTCCATCGGCGCCAGTAAAACCCTCATGGGTTAGATATTCCCGCTCTTCTTAGGGGCTGGACGACGGCGACCGCTGTTAGCTGCTGGCGCAGCCTGGCCCGCATTGCCGCCCTGACGACGCGCTGGACGTGCTTCGCCTTGCGGACGTGGCGCATGACCGCTGTGAGGACGAGAAACGTTACCGCCCTGTCCGCGCCCCTGGCCTTGACCACGGCCCTGACCGCGACCTTGCTGCTGACGTCCGTTTTGGATCGGCTCCGCTTTGATGCTTGGATCGACTTCAAAGCCAGGCAACTCGATGCGCGGAATTTCACGCTTCAGCAAACGTTCGATGTCACGCAGCAGTTTGTGCTCATCGACACACACCAGCGACAACGCCGCACCAGTCGCCGCCGCACGACCGGTACGGCCGATACGGTGTACATAGTCTTCAGCCACATTTGGCAGCTCGTAGTTCACCACGTGTGGCAGCTCTTCAATATCCAGGCCACGCGCGGCGATATCGGTCGCCACCAGCACACGAATACCACCAGATTTAAAGTCCGCTAACGCACGGGTACGCGCGCCCTGGCTTTTGTTACCGTGGATAGCCGCTGCGGTAATGCCATCTTTGTTCAGTTGTTCGGCCAGATGGTTCGCGCCATGCTTGGTCCGGGTGAACACCAGCACTTGCTGCCAGTTATCACGACCAATCATCAGTGACAGCAGTTCCCGCTTGCGCTTTTTATCAACGAAATGCACCTGCTGTGAAACCTGCTCAGAAGCGGTGTTGCGACGCGCCACTTCAACCTGTTCTGGGTTGGTCAGCAGTTTTTCCGCCAGGGTTTTAATTTCATCAGAGAAAGTCGCAGAGAACAGCAGGTTCTGACGTTTGGCTGGCAGACGCGCCAGTACACGACGGATATCGTGGATGAAGCCCATATCGAGCATACGGTCCGCTTCATCCAGTACCAGAATTTCAACCTGTGACAGATCGACGGCATTTTGATGCGCCAGATCCAGCAGACGGCCCGGCGTCGCCACCAGCACATCGACGCCACCGCGCAGTTTCATCATTTGCGGGTTAATGCTTACGCCGCCGAAAACTACCAGCGAACGGATGTTGAGGTACTGACTGTATTCACGGACGTTTTCGCCCACCTGCGCCGCCAGTTCACGGGTTGGGGTGAGGATCAGTGCACGCACCGGGCGACGACCGCGCGCAGTGGAAGGATTTGCACTGAGGCGCTGCAGCAGTGGCAGCGTGAAGCCGGCGGTTTTACCCGTACCGGTCTGAGCACTCGCCAGCAGGTCGCGGCCAGCCAGTACCACAGGAATTGCCTGACGCTGGATTGGCGTCGGTTCTTGGTAGCCTTGTTCCGCTACCGCACGCAAAATATCGGCACTTAAGCCGAGAGAGTCAAAAGACATGCAGGTGTATTACTCCGAACCGCCCTGATCGCCGTCAGCGATGTAGTTTTCAGGGGGGATATGACGCAAGCCTGAGGCTCACGTGTGAAAAGGGCACAAACTACCATGCGTAAGGGCGAGAGTTTAGCAGGTTTCGGCTGGGACTGCGACAGCCATTACCGCGAGGGGTTTTCTTAGGGCGCATAAATGCCCCCCTACGGTTTTACCGATGTACTCATAATGTGTGCCTTTCTTTATTGTCAGGTCGTCAGTGATGGCGACCTGATTACCCATAAAAAAGGAGCCATAAATGGCTCCTTCTTTCACAGCAGGCAGAAAGATCCCGCCAAACATTAACTGCGTTTTTTCTCCACGCGATGCGCGGGTTCTTTCGCCAGCAGTGACACCAGTGCCGGTCCCACTAACATCACCACGCCCAAACAACCAATCAGCAGGTTGTTGTGGATGAAGCGGGAAATCAGGAACAGCGTCAGCATCGCTGCACCGAAGTAATAGGTTGTCGTTACTTCTTCCAGAGAATCGCCAAATCGGCGTAAACGGGCACTACGCTGCAGAGCCAGCATGGCGATAAACACCAACGCATAAGCGGCTACCAGGGTACTGCTCACTTCTACCAGCGCCTTATGCTTCCAGCCCCACACCAGCGCTGCAATCACCAACAAGTGCATGGCAATATGCAAGCAGGTTTGACCGGTAACAATCTGAACACGATTAGACCATTTCATTCATTTCTCCTGGCAGACCCAACAGGTCGCCCAAGTGTATCTGGCTGCGGCCAGACGGATTTCCTCAATGTAAAGCAAATTTCGGATTACGCCCTAATTTTATGCTCCACTCACCACCCATTTGTGACAAAGACTACACTTTGTGCTGTTGATGATGAAAAGGAGCGCGTCGCAGTATGCCACAAATCACGCAAGGATTTTCATTTAAAGTCCTGACGATCAATACCCACAAAGGGTTCACCAGCTTTAATCGCCGCTTTATCCTGCCGGAATTGCGTGACGCCGTCCGCGAAACCTCAGCGGATATCGTCTTCCTGCAAGAGGTGATGGGCACCCACGCTATCCATTCGCTGCACATCGAAAACTGGCCAGAACACTCTCATTACGAGTATCTGGCTGACACCATGTGGCATGATTTTGCCTATGGCCGTAATGCGGTTTATCCTGAAGGACACCACGGGAACGCGATATTGTCACGTTTTCCGATTATTGAATATGAAAACCTCGATATTTCTGTGGCAGGAAGTGAAAAACGCGGCATGTTGCACTGCCAGATTCGCTTGCCTGACCGTCCGCAGCCACTGCATGTCATTTGCGTTCATCTGGGCTTAAAGGAACACCATCGCCAGACGCAGATGAAAATGATGAGTGAGCACATCGCCGCGCTGCCGCATGATGCGCCGCTGGTGGTGGCCGGTGATTTTAACGACTGGCAAGTTCGTGCCAATCGTTTTCTGAAACGCAGCGCCGGCCTTGAGGAAGTATTCAGCATGAAAAACGGCCACCCGGCGCGCACCTTTCCGGCCCGTTTTCCCCTGTTGCGCCTTGATCGCATTTACATCCGCAACGCCACGGTCAGCCATCCTTGGGCGCTGCCGGTCAAACCCTGGTCACATCTTTCCGATCACGCCCCGCTGGCAGTGGAGATCTTGCTATGAACTTTAGTTGGCGTGATGGCAACCAACTTCGGCTGCTGGAAAATGGCGATCAGTTTTTCCCGCGCGTTTCTGAAGCCATCCAAGGCGCGCAGCGTTCGCTGCTGCTGGAAACCTTTATTCTGTTCGAGGACACAGTTGGCCAGTCTCTCCATAGCGATTTATTGACGGCAGCCCGGCGTGGCGTCCATGTTGAAGTGATGGTGGATGGCTACGGTTCGCCTGATTTATCCGATCACTTCGTCAACAGCCTCACCGAAGCCGGCGTGCGCTTTCTCTATTATGATCCGCGCCCGCTTGTGCTGGGCATGCGCACCAATGTGTTCCGCCGCCTGCATCGGAAAATCGTAGTGGTGGATGAGACGCTGGCCTTCGTCGGCGGTATCAACTTTTCTGACGAGCACAACACCGACTTCGGCCCGCAAGCCAAGCAGGACTATGCAGTGGAGGTCACCGGACCGGTGGTGTTGGATATTGCGCATTACGTGCAGCAAGCCATGGGTAGCGAACAGGTGACGCGGCGCTGGTGG
Protein-coding sequences here:
- the dusC gene encoding tRNA dihydrouridine(16) synthase DusC, whose protein sequence is MRVLLAPMEGVLDSLVRELLSGVNDYDLCVTEFLRVVDQLLPVKSFWRLCPELHNSSRTPSGTRVRMQLLGQYPEWLAENAARAVELGSWGVDLNCGCPSKLVNGSGGGATLLKDPELIYRGAKAMREAVPAHLPVTVKVRLGWDSGERRFEIADAVQQAGASELVVHGRTKEEGYRAESINWQAIGEIRQRLSIPVIANGEIWSWQDAQDCLRITGCDAVMLGRGALNIPNLGRVVKYNEAPMPWFEVVELLLKYTQLEKQGDTGMYHVARIKQWLGYLRKAYDEADGLFSEIRTLRVSAEIATAIERHAQQLTAHA
- the rhlE gene encoding ATP-dependent RNA helicase RhlE encodes the protein MSFDSLGLSADILRAVAEQGYQEPTPIQRQAIPVVLAGRDLLASAQTGTGKTAGFTLPLLQRLSANPSTARGRRPVRALILTPTRELAAQVGENVREYSQYLNIRSLVVFGGVSINPQMMKLRGGVDVLVATPGRLLDLAHQNAVDLSQVEILVLDEADRMLDMGFIHDIRRVLARLPAKRQNLLFSATFSDEIKTLAEKLLTNPEQVEVARRNTASEQVSQQVHFVDKKRKRELLSLMIGRDNWQQVLVFTRTKHGANHLAEQLNKDGITAAAIHGNKSQGARTRALADFKSGGIRVLVATDIAARGLDIEELPHVVNYELPNVAEDYVHRIGRTGRAAATGAALSLVCVDEHKLLRDIERLLKREIPRIELPGFEVDPSIKAEPIQNGRQQQGRGQGRGQGQGRGQGGNVSRPHSGHAPRPQGEARPARRQGGNAGQAAPAANSGRRRPAPKKSGNI
- a CDS encoding YbhQ family protein, with protein sequence MKWSNRVQIVTGQTCLHIAMHLLVIAALVWGWKHKALVEVSSTLVAAYALVFIAMLALQRSARLRRFGDSLEEVTTTYYFGAAMLTLFLISRFIHNNLLIGCLGVVMLVGPALVSLLAKEPAHRVEKKRS
- a CDS encoding endonuclease/exonuclease/phosphatase family protein, which gives rise to MPQITQGFSFKVLTINTHKGFTSFNRRFILPELRDAVRETSADIVFLQEVMGTHAIHSLHIENWPEHSHYEYLADTMWHDFAYGRNAVYPEGHHGNAILSRFPIIEYENLDISVAGSEKRGMLHCQIRLPDRPQPLHVICVHLGLKEHHRQTQMKMMSEHIAALPHDAPLVVAGDFNDWQVRANRFLKRSAGLEEVFSMKNGHPARTFPARFPLLRLDRIYIRNATVSHPWALPVKPWSHLSDHAPLAVEILL